In Nitrosarchaeum koreense MY1, one genomic interval encodes:
- a CDS encoding NAD-dependent epimerase/dehydratase family protein: protein MKILVTGGAGFVGSHLTELLVSKNHFPIIVDNLNSGLYSNIKKFIDSKKAQFIKCDIRDFKKVMKLPKVDAIIHLAAIASVVESISNPIFVNDVNVNGTLNVLEFCRKRKIKKLVFTSSAAIYGDYEKKITETSPTVPTSVYGSTKLTGEQYCKIYSSLFGINITALRPFNIYGPRQNDAYAGVISKFMDRLNENKPPIIFGNGKQTRDFIHVDDVAQAFYLALKYKKKSFDVFNLATGKSTSINELSEIFLLAANKSGLKTIHKKSIPGVVVHSSTNPNKIKQNLHFTPTIGLKDGITKFVKSQTYSKL from the coding sequence ATGAAAATTCTTGTTACTGGTGGAGCTGGCTTTGTAGGTTCACATCTGACTGAATTATTAGTTTCAAAGAATCATTTTCCAATAATCGTTGATAATCTAAATAGTGGTCTTTACTCTAATATCAAAAAATTCATAGATTCAAAAAAAGCTCAATTCATCAAATGTGATATTCGAGATTTCAAAAAAGTCATGAAGCTTCCCAAAGTCGATGCGATAATTCACCTGGCAGCAATAGCTAGTGTAGTAGAATCAATAAGTAATCCAATTTTTGTAAATGATGTAAATGTTAATGGTACTTTGAATGTTCTTGAATTTTGTAGAAAAAGGAAAATCAAAAAACTTGTTTTTACATCATCTGCTGCAATCTATGGGGATTATGAGAAAAAAATAACTGAAACATCACCCACAGTTCCTACTTCTGTTTATGGTTCTACCAAGCTGACTGGTGAGCAATATTGCAAAATTTACTCAAGTTTGTTTGGAATCAACATTACGGCACTGAGACCATTTAACATTTACGGACCACGTCAAAACGATGCGTACGCTGGAGTGATCTCCAAATTCATGGATAGATTAAACGAAAACAAACCCCCAATAATATTTGGAAATGGAAAACAGACAAGGGACTTTATTCACGTTGACGATGTTGCACAAGCGTTTTACTTGGCTTTAAAATACAAAAAGAAATCTTTTGATGTCTTTAACTTGGCAACTGGAAAATCTACCTCAATTAATGAACTATCGGAAATTTTCCTCTTAGCTGCAAACAAGTCAGGACTAAAAACAATACACAAAAAATCCATTCCTGGCGTAGTTGTTCACAGCTCCACAAATCCAAATAAAATCAAGCAAAACTTGCACTTTACACCGACTATTGGTCTTAAAGATGGAATCACAAAGTTCGTAAAATCTCAAACCTATTCAAAATTATAA